One Brassica oleracea var. oleracea cultivar TO1000 chromosome C7, BOL, whole genome shotgun sequence genomic window carries:
- the LOC106303320 gene encoding uncharacterized protein LOC106303320 codes for MKSGSTSASVPVKQGNVHVKLELDALNIAVGQRYDTKDALETRLKILSVLRQFDFRVDRSATDILTIKCWIEGCTWRVRATPVGNSTQFTIRTYVSEHSCSITERSASARQATPEILARLYVDYVGGVDSKVLPKHVGEALNMRFGVKMDYWKSHRTLLRARNIVRGSAESGYSELPVYLYHIRKANPGTFAHLEVDEVNRFKYLFLAFGASITGFPYMRKVIVVDGTYLQRKYKGTLLTATAQDGNFQIFPFAFAVVDTENDDSWEWFFQQLSKVIPDDEELALISDRHKAISNAIGKVYPKSSRGICTYHLYKNILLRFRGGDAFRLVKKAASAFTLADFNTTFEEIQAMNPGLHKYLETADIQKWARVHFPGDRYNLMTTNIAESINKVISSSRTLPIVKLLDALRLMMTRWFTSRRIAAGTTKTTLTRGVEILLEKRVSNAKVLTVQSIDLHHSQVTTGSSLHIVNLGGRQCTCRRFDKEKLPCVHAIAAVEARDVLFLPFFLSRQENNND; via the exons ATGAAAAGTGGTTCCACGTCTGCGAGTGTTCCGGTAAAACAGGGTAATGTTCATGTTAAGCTAGAATTAGATGCACTTAATATAGCTGTTGGACAACGATATGACACGAAAGATGCATTGGAGACTAGGCTGAAGATCTTGTCAGTCCTTCGTCAATTTGATTTCAGAGTAGACAGATCAGCGACAGATATATTAACTATTAAGTGCTGGATAGAAGGATGTACATGGAGAGTAAGAGCTACCCCAGTTGGTAATTCTACTCAGTTTACCATTCGTACATACGTTTCAGAACATTCATGTTCCATTACAGAACGTTCTGCCAGTGCCCGACAAGCGACTCCAGAAATTCTTGCAAGACTATATGTGGACTATGTTGGAGGTGTTGATTCAAAAGTTCTCCCGAAACATGTTGGAGAAGCCTTAAACATGAGATTTGGTGTCAAG ATGGATTATTGGAAGTCTCATCGGACACTGTTACGCGCAAGAAATATTGTTAGAGGTTCTGCGGAGAGTGGCTACTCAGAGTTGCCTGTGTATCTATATCATATAAGAAAAGCAAATCCTGGAACTTTCGCACATTTGGAAGTTGATGAGGTTAACAGATTCAAGTATTTGTTTCTTGCATTTGGTGCAAGTATAACTGGATTTCCCTACATGAGAAAAGTAATAGTCGTGGATGGTACATACCTTCAGAGAAAATATAAAGGAACACTACTAACTGCAACAGCTCAAGATGGGAATTTCCAGATATTTCCTTTTGCTTTTGCAGTTGTTGATACCGAAAATGATGATTCTTGGGAATGGTTCTTTCAACAACTAAGCAAGGTAATTCCCGATGACGAAGAACTTGCACTTATTTCTGATAGGCATAAAGCTATAAGTAATGCTATTGGAAAAGTGTATCCTAAGTCTAGTCGTGGAATTTGCACGTACCATCTTTACAAAAATATATTGCTACGGTTCAGAGGTGGTGATGCATTTAGATTGGTTAAAAAAGCTGCAAGTGCTTTTACATTGGCTGATTTTAATACAACATTTGAAGAGATCCAAGCGATGAATCCAGGATTACATAAATATTTGGAAACTGCTGATATACAAAAGTGGGCTCGTGTGCATTTCCCTGGGGATAGATACAACTTAATGACGACAAACATTGCTGAGTCCATCAACAAAGTCATCTCAAGCTCGAGAACTCTGCCCATTGTAAAACTCTTGGATGCGTTACGGTTAATGATGACAAGATGGTTTACAAGTAGGAGGATAGCTGCAGGAACAACGAAGACAACCTTGACTCGTGGAGTGGAGATACTTTTGGAG AAACGTGTATCAAATGCAAAGGTGCTTACAGTTCAATCAATTGATTTGCATCATTCACAAGTTACAACTGGTTCGTCTCTTCATATCGTTAATTTAGGAGGAAGACAATGTACTTGTCGTCGGTTTGATAAGGAGAAGTTACCATGTGTTCATGCAATCGCGGCGGTAGAAGCAC GTGATGTGTTGTTCTTACCGTTCTTCCTTAGTAGGCAAGAGAACAACAACGATTGA
- the LOC106303322 gene encoding uncharacterized protein LOC106303322: MVKDWINIHKPLFEAFLETHIHSSNAARINDAILVVWKSFGNYGHHSSGQIIVVWDPSVSVFIYKATEQAVTYGVHILSENINLTVTFVYGFNVVGERQALWNELVEISDTPALQNSTWTVLGDFNKILRLAHHSGYPSHVVDSSGMQEANEALQDAGLFEAQAKGTPFTWSNNNDQDPISKRIDHTLVNQIWADHFRDSYADLLEPGQSDHSPCIVKVPSLRRQSRKPFKFYHHIIDHPDYNSAVTAAWNPGSITGSAQFKLVRTMKMLKKDLRGINKRHFSGISERVKGQSAKGILGETDMPLSPSSVESLKDLLLFRCSELSRAYLKREVLSAEIKGTIFAMPLSKSPGPDVYSVEFLRASWDTVGEDIIVAVAEFFRNGRLLKDLNTTTIVLIPKTSAACRLGDFRLISCCNLVYKVITKIIVNRLKSILQSSISRNQAAFLKGQSLGENGLLASDLIRNYRSSSCPRRCMLKVDIKKAFDTISWDFIIKLLDAQDLPPLFVTWIRECITSPRFSVAINGELAGFFLGMKRPRQGDFISPYLFIMAMEALSKLLDQAVEAGGLRLHPSCQEPRVTHLLFADDLLVFLDGSRHSITSIKKVLTTFKEWTGLDMNVAKSEIFFGGFSEIEASVIADISRFRIGSFPTRYLGLSLNPSRISYATLQPFLERINCWTVKTLSFAGKVTLVASVIHGMVNFWSSGPYGWPGCIQMSSEGSVTDHN; this comes from the exons ATGGTCAAAGACTGGATTAACATCCATAAACCTCTTTTTGAAGCGTTTTTGGAAACGCATATCCATAGTAGTAATGCAGCCAGAATAAATGATGCTATACTGGTAGTTTGGAAGTCTTTTGGGAACTACGGGCATCACAGTTCTGGTCAGATAATTGTTGTTTGGGACCCTTCGGTCTCTGTATTTATCTACAAGGCTACAGAGCAAGCTGTTACATATGGAGTTCACATTTTGTCGGAGAACATAAATCTTACTGTCACGTTTGTGTACGGGTTCAACGTTGTTGGAGAGAGGCAGGCGTTGTGGAATGAACTAGTTGAGATAAGTGATACCCCAGCGTTGCAGAATTCTACTTGGACCGTCCTTGGAGACTTTAATAAGATTTTACGCTTGGCTCACCATTCGGGTTATCCGTCTCATGTGGTTGATTCAAGTGGTATGCAGGAGGCTAATGAGGCTTTGCAAGATGCGGGATTGTTTGAGGCTCAAGCAAAAGGAACACCTTTCACGTGGTCGAATAATAATGACCAGGACCCAATCTCCAAGAGAATTGATCACACTCTCGTAAACCAAATTTGGGCAGATCATTTTCGTGATTCATATGCAGATTTACTCGAGCCGGGGCAATCTGATCATTCGCCGTGCATAGTCAAGGTTCCATCATTGAGGCGACAAAGCAGGAAGCCTTTTAAGTTCTATCACCATATCATCGATCACCCTGACTACAACTCTGCTGTTACTGCTGCCTGGAACCCGGGATCAATCACAGGCTCTGCCCAATTCAAACTGGTCAGGACGATGAAAATGCTTAAAAAAGATCTAAGAGGAATCAACAAGCGGCACTTCAGTGGTATTAGTGAAAGGGTGAAGGGGCAATCTGCTAAG GGTATCTTAGGGGAAACTGATATGCCATTGTCTCCTTCCAGTGTAGAGTCCTTGAAAGATTTGCTTCTCTTCAGATGTTCGGAGTTGTCGAGAGCGTATCTGAAAAGGGAGGTTCTTTCAGCAGAGATCAAGGGAACAATATTTGCAATGCCTCTGAGCAAGAGCCCTGGTCCGGATGTGTACTCAGTAGAGTTTCTGAGGGCGTCATGGGACACTGTTGGGGAGGACATAATAGTTGCAGTCGCTGAGTTCTTTCGGAATGGGCGCTTATTAAAAGACCTGAACACAACAACCATCGTACTCATTCCAAAAACTAGCGCTGCGTGTAGGCTTGGGGATTTTAGGCTGATTAGCTGTTGTAATCTGGTTTATAAAGTCATCACAAAGATTATAGTGAACCGCCTAAAGTCGATTCTTCAGTCGAGCATTAGTAGAAATCAGGCTGCTTTCCTAAAGGGTCAAAGTTTAGGAGAGAATGGTCTCCTCGCGTCTGACCTGATAAGGAACTATAGATCTTCCTCATGCCCAAGAAGATGTATGCTTAAGGTGGACATAAAAAAGGCGTTCGATACCATTTCTTGGGACTTTATAATTAAACTGCTTGATGCACAGGATTTACCACCTTTGTTTGTCACTTGGATTCGGGAATGCATTACTTCCCCTCGCTTTTCAGTGGCCATCAATGGAGAGTTAGCTGGATTCTTCCTGGGCATGAAGAGGCCTCGTCAGGGCGATTTTATCTCACCTTATTTGTTCATTATGGCGATGGAAGCGCTATCTAAATTACTAGATCAGGCTGTGGAGGCAGGCGGCCTTAGATTACATCCAAGCTGTCAAGAGCCAAGAGTTACTCATCTCTTATTTGCAGACGATCTGTTGGTGTTTTTAGATGGCTCTAGGCATTCCATTACTAGCATTAAAAAGGTCTTGACAACATTTAAAGAGTGGACGGGTCTGGATATGAATGTAGCAAAATCAGAGATCTTCTTTGGGGGTTTTTCTGAGATTGAAGCATCAGTTATTGCTGATATATCTAGATTTCGAATTGGAAGTTTTCCTACTAGGTACTTGGGTCTGTCTCTTAACCCGAGTAGGATAAGCTACGCTACCCTGCAGCCTTTTCTGGAGAGGATTAATTGTTGGACGGTTAAGACCCTTTCATTTGCAGGAAAAGTCACCCTTGTAGCCTCTGTCATACATGGCATGGTCAACTTCTGGAGCTCG GGTCCTTATGGGTGGCCTGGCTGCATTCAAATGTCTTCAGAAGGAAGTGTTACTGACCACAACTGA
- the LOC106306473 gene encoding uncharacterized protein LOC106306473: protein MATKFVTLGQVHRPKISISTRKPRRCNQNKPQPSKSISENMFNNVFPGKTLTEIYHNGLNNSDPLTNSLLFMEHQPVKEEESAKQEHGKLSICNHKDYGKSIIPTKDRDLRREVAQLSLVWYMKCSISFILRKARAFYNEFSCDTSVGSSTMVVVDPYFSVPVLPYSN, encoded by the coding sequence ATGGCTACTAAATTCGTCACCCTCGGTCAAGTCCACCGCCCCAAAATCTCAATTTCGACCAGAAAACCTCGTAGATGCAACCAAAACAAGCCCCAACCATCCAAATCCATAAGCGAGAACATGTTCAACAATGTTTTTCCTGGGAAAACGCTTACGGAAATCTATCACAATGGCCTAAACAATTCAGACCCTCTTACTAACTCACTACTCTTTATGGAACATCAGCCAGTTAAAGAAGAGGAGTCGGCAAAACAAGAACACGGGAAGCTGTCCATATGCAACCACAAAGACTACGGTAAGTCGATCATCCCAACGAAAGACAGAGATTTGAGACGTGAAGTTGCTCAATTGAGCTTGGTGTGGTACATGAAATGTTCCATAAGCTTTATATTAAGGAAGGCAAGAGCGTTTTACAATGAGTTTTCTTGCGATACTTCTGTTGGGAGTAGCACTATGGTTGTGGTCGATCCATATTTTTCTGTTCCAGTTTTACCCTACAGTAATTAG